The region GTGTGGGAACTCAAGTGACCTCGGGCTTCTGCAGGAACTTGTTTCTGGCATGTGAAGTTCATCATGTGCGAGGACAGACTCTTTTCCAGGCTCTCTTCTCGGGTGCTCTGCCAGCCTCCTCAGCAGACAGAGCCCCTCACTCCCCCCCCttccccgcctcctcctcctcctctaagTCATCGTCATAATGGGCTCCACGGACGCCAGGTCTATCCTCCCAGACTGCAGCTGGGAGGACGGCAGGAGGCTGTTGGCTGGAGGAGCCCTGCGGCCGCTGCTCTTCTCCGCCCAGGCCACCCTGAGGGAGGGCACAGGGGAGGGCGGCTGTCCCTCGTGAGGCTTGGGCGACCTCTGGCACATGCGCAGCAGCGCCTTCAGCTCGACCCTGAAGTTCTCGTTGAGCCAGCAGTAGATGAAGGGGTTGTAGCAGGTACTGCTCATGGCAAACCAGTGGAAGGCAAAGTAGAGGGCGTTGTTGGTGCGGATGACCTTGCTGGACAGCAGGAGGACGTAGCAGTTGAGGGGGAACCAGCAGAGGGCAAAGAGGACCAccaccagcatcagcatcttAATGGTCTTCTTCTTCTTGCGCCGCAGGGCCAGGTACTGCTTCGTGGTCACGTCGCCGATGGTGTTGCACAACCACAGCTTCTTGGCCACACGGGCGTAGGCCACGGAGATGATGAGGAGGGGGAGAATGTAAAGCAGGATGAAAGTGGCCAAGTCCAGGTACTTCCAGAAGAGATCGGCTGGCTCAGGGAAGTCTGGCAGGCACAGGGAGCGGACGATGTCCTCACTGGGGACAGGGGGGAGAGAAGGAGAATGTGCAGTTATTGTGGAAAAGCCCCATCCCAGGAACACTGGCCTCTCTCTCCCCTGGGTTCCTGGTACATCCATCCATTTAAGCATAAATGATGAGCAGCCTGGTTATCTGACTACATTTTCGGCATTCCCACTAGGCTGGTAGTTCTACAAAGGTAAGAATAACACCTAAATGTCCaatgacaaatgaatggataaagaagatatggtacacatATATGATGGAATCCTactcagaaaatgaaataatgtcatttgcagcacaAATGGACTTAGAGGTTACCATGCttaatgaagtaagccagacagagaaagtcaaatatcatatgatactgcttatatgtggaatctaaaagaagatacaattttttttaatgttaaaaatgacacg is a window of Cervus canadensis isolate Bull #8, Minnesota chromosome 11, ASM1932006v1, whole genome shotgun sequence DNA encoding:
- the GPR83 gene encoding probable G-protein coupled receptor 83 isoform X2 codes for the protein MTPGWVLLCLLPAVRAADERSPGAALAGPNASHFFWNNYTFSDWQNFVGRRRYGAESQNPTVKALLIVAYSFIIVFSLFGNVLVCHVIFKNQRMHSATSLFIVNLAVADIMITLLNTPFTLVIMHPLKPRISITKGVIYIAVIWTMATFFSLPHAICQKLFTFKYSEDIVRSLCLPDFPEPADLFWKYLDLATFILLYILPLLIISVAYARVAKKLWLCNTIGDVTTKQYLALRRKKKKTIKMLMLVVVLFALCWFPLNCYVLLLSSKVIRTNNALYFAFHWFAMSSTCYNPFIYCWLNENFRVELKALLRMCQRSPKPHEGQPPSPVPSLRVAWAEKSSGRRAPPANSLLPSSQLQSGRIDLASVEPIMTMT
- the GPR83 gene encoding probable G-protein coupled receptor 83 isoform X1, with product MTPGWVLLCLLPAVRAADERSPGAALAGPNASHFFWNNYTFSDWQNFVGRRRYGAESQNPTVKALLIVAYSFIIVFSLFGNVLVCHVIFKNQRMHSATSLFIVNLAVADIMITLLNTPFTLVRFVNSTWVFGKGMCHVSRFAQYCSLHVSALTLTAIAVDRHQVIMHPLKPRISITKGVIYIAVIWTMATFFSLPHAICQKLFTFKYSEDIVRSLCLPDFPEPADLFWKYLDLATFILLYILPLLIISVAYARVAKKLWLCNTIGDVTTKQYLALRRKKKKTIKMLMLVVVLFALCWFPLNCYVLLLSSKVIRTNNALYFAFHWFAMSSTCYNPFIYCWLNENFRVELKALLRMCQRSPKPHEGQPPSPVPSLRVAWAEKSSGRRAPPANSLLPSSQLQSGRIDLASVEPIMTMT